The DNA region ATTTCGCCCGTGCATGTGAAGTTGCAAAGCTTGCGAACAAACCAGAGATTGCGATGACGCATTCAACAGGTATTATGGCTGCAGAGCTGAAGTACCTCGCCGGTATTAATGATATTGTCATTGCAGACCCGGTATTTGACAATCAGTTCACCGTCATTGACGATTTTGCTTACGAAGATGTGATTAAGGCACATGAGACCAATCCAGAGTCGATTATGCCGGCGATTCGTGCAAAGGTTAAGGAAGTAGCAAAAGATCTGCCAAAACCGCCTAAGGGAGCGATTCATTTCACCCACCCCGAGACTCTTGGTATTAAAGTTACGACTGACGACCGCGAGGCAGTTTCTGATGCTGACTTGATCATCACATGGCTTCCGAAAGGAGATATGCAGAAAGGCATTATCGAAAAGTTCGCCGGCGATATCAAGGAAGGCGCAATTATTACTCATGCCTGCACGATTCCAACCACCAAGTTCTATAACATCTTTAATGAGCTCGGGTTAGTCGAGAACAAGAAGGTTAACGTCACTTCCTATCACCCGGGAGCAGTTCCTGAGATGAAAGGACAGGTCTTTATTTCTGAAGGGTACGCCGCAGAACCGGCAATCCAGAAGCTTGTTGACCTCGGTCACAAAGCCCGCGGCACGGCATACAAACTTCCGGCAGAACTTCTCGGTCCTGTCTGTGATATGTGCGCAGCATTGACTGCAGTTACCTATGCAGGCCTTCTGACCTATCGCGAATCCGTGATGAATGTTCTTGGTGCTCCGGCAGGCTTCGCTCAGATGATGGCAGCAGAGTCACTTGAACAGATTACTGCGCTTATGAAAAAGACTGGTATTGCCAATATGGAGAAGAGTCTTGACCCTGGCGTATTCCTTGGTACAGCCGATTCGATGAACTTCGGCGCACTGAGCGAAATCCTGCCGACAGTGATGACAGCACTGGAAAAACGGAAACTTCAGTAAAATTCGGCTTACACCCAAACTACCATGATACTATCTTCTCGATGATTTCAGAAGATAGGATATCATTTTTACTGTAATTTCAGTAAAATCAATTTTTTCTCAGGCATATCTGCTTAATATATTCTTATCTGTCCCCCTCAGTGTATATTCAAAAAACGCCTATGAAACTGGCGACTTCATGAAATATTAATGAAAATGATTCTCTTTAAAAAAGAGAGAACCATTTTTATGGTGGTTTATATAAATGTTATTGCGTTTCTACCGATCTTATGTTGTATTTTTCCGGCAATCTCCGGCACTGTTGAACAGATAATCGTGCTATCGGCTGATGCAGCAGAACCTGCATCATCTGTATTTCCGGAACAGATTTCTGTATCCACTACGCTTCGAAGGTTTTCTATTGTAATATTTTCGACCCATGGATCTGCATCACTGATAAGTATTCTGTCTACTTTTCCGGAAAGCGCTTTTGCTACCGCCCATGATACAAATCTTCCTCCAAGAAGAGCAACAGTCTCGTTAAATTCTCCGTTTTCTGCCATTTGCGTGATATCGTTAATTGTGCGGTTTACAGTTACCCGCCTGTAAAGAGGAGTGTGGGACAAACATGCCCAGTGGGCATCACCAAGGGTGGTTGCTCCGATCACTTTTGGATAGGCATTCTGCGGTCCGACTACTTTTACCGCCCGTGCCAGAGCTTCCAATTCTCCTTTCTGTATCGGTGCATGTGTCCATTGTGTTGCTGCCTCATCATGAATAATCTGCATCACCCGCGGCAGCCCGAAGTTTCCGCGTTTTGCAGTTCCCGGCGAGTATCCGCACATATATCCATGGTGGTTTTTGGGAAAACCGCTGATAACTGCATTCAGACCTGAACGAAGCCCGACCCTACATTCATCCTCATAAGCTCCGTTTGTTGCGACGACCTTGCCTGGAGCAAGAATTCGTGCAGCGGTCACCGCACGTGAAAATGCATCCAGCCTGTCTTTTGCTCTATTGAACGGGCCTCCTTCGATCACAAAAACATCCACACCCATTTTCAGACCTGCATCAAACCCGGCAATCAGATCTTCATAGCCATCTCCGACAAACATGATGGCTTCTATACCTTTGTTATATTTACGTGCGAGTTTGACGATATCTTCAGCTTCATCAAGCGACGCAGCATGTTCTTCGCCGCCCTGTATACTGGTGAGGTTTACGGCAACAGACGAAGAGAGTTTGATCCATTCTTCTTTATCCTCGAGTGCCTCTTTTTCCTTTTCTATAAGCCGGGCATGAATTCTTCCGCGTGGGCATCCGTCAAACGGCGGACCCTGATTATAACATTGACCGGGACACCCCACAATTGTTTCAGGAAACCGCATGGGACCATACATACCGAAATGGTCTAAATCAAGAGGGACCTCGGTTGTTTCCCTGATTTTTCGCATAAGGTCAATACCCCGCATTCCGTTCGCTTCGGCGATGTCAGAAAATGCGTAGGCACAAACATGAATCGAAGCGCCGATCGTGTCGGACAAAAGACAGTTCCCATAAATATCCTGCAGGGCAAGATCGGATGCGCATGTTCCGACAAATACTTCTGTTAGATCGCAGCCGAGCGGAAATTTTTTGAAGTTCATGCCGAGGTGCATGGTTTCTTCCCGATTGAGAGCAGTCAATCCTTCTATTATCTGCTCTGGGTTTTTGGCGTATTTTACGAGTTCCCATGCTCTGTATGGATCATTGGCGGCGTCTTGCAGTAGTGATTTCATAATGTGTCCTCTTTATAATCTGTTTGGGTTCCTGTTCACAGCTTTTCGGAAAATTTTGGCAACGGCAGTTATACCGAAGATGTATATCTCGTGCGTGTTACTTGTTTGTTTTTTGTATGTGTTAAATATTACTAATAATATATTTTATAATACTAAGTTAGTTTATATGCACATGTTTTTGTGTAAAATATCATTTTTAAATACTCTCGAATCCTATGATCGGACTCCAGTATTCACCTTCCATTTTCAAATACAATACGTGGCCGTCCATTCATTATTTGCATAACCTCGATCAGATCGACACAAAACATAATACCATACAAAAAAGAGATGAGAAAAGAAACCAACTAACAGCAGGAGGAAAATGAAAATCACCGTCATCTACGGAACGAACCGGACGGAAAAATCGAGTACGTACAATATTGCCAGGCAGTTCATAGAAGAACTCGCAGACGGTGATACCGTCACCGAATTCCATCTCCCAAGGGATATGCCGGTGTTCTGCACCGGATGTCTGACCTGTTTGTCGGACAGCACAAAATGTCCTCACTACAAATACGTCCAGCCGATAGAGGAGGCCATGGAAAGTGCGGATCTGATCATTTTCACAACGCCCGTATATTTACTGCATGTACCAGGCCAGGTCAAGGCACTTTTGGATCATTTCGGATTTCAGTGGATGGCGCATAAGCCAAAAGATGTTTATTTCCATAAACAGGCACTCGTTATTTCAACAGGGGCACGTATCGGCATCCGGCAGACAGTGCGGGATGTCAGAAATTCCCTCGACTGGTGGGGAGTCGGTCGGATCTACCGCTTCAAAAAAACGGTCGGGATGAAAGGATGGCGTGGGCTTTCCGACAAAAGAAAAGCGGCATTTGCACAAGAGATCAAACAGACCTCAAAAAAGATTCGCAGACAAACGGGAGCAAAGCCCCGTCTCAAGGTGAAGATGATCTTCTATCTGATGAGATTTGCTCAGAAGAAATTCTGGTCTGATGAGCCGCAGGCGATATACTGGAAGGAAAACGGTTGGTTTGCCGGGAAAAAACCATGGAAGAGAACATGAAACTCACTGTACTCGTTGACAACAACACCTTTATCGACAAATATTTTTACGGAGAGCCGGGTCTTTGCTTCTATATCGAGGACGGAACGGAAAAAATCCTGCTTGATACGGGCTACTCGGATCTTTTTATCAGGAACGCAAAGAAACTCGGGACCGATCTTTCAGCCCTTACAAAGGTCGTGATCTCTCACGGACACGACGACCACACCGGAGGTCTGCCGCATCTACTGGAACGCTTCGATACGTCGTCGTTCGAAGTGGTCACCCATCCGGATACGTTTGCCGAGAAACGCCGGGGCGATCTGCTGACGGGTTCGCCGGTCTCCGAAGAGACGATGCGGGAAAAGACACTTCTGCATCTCTCGAAGGCTCCGATAAAAATCAGCGAACACATAACCTTCCTTGGCGAGATCCCGATCACGCAGGAGTTCGAACCGCGACCGAAGATGGACATGCGAAAAACCCCGGAGGGATATGTCCCGGATTTCATTCTGGAGGATTCGGCGCTTTTCTATGAAACGGATGCCGGCATCTATATTATTACGGGCTGTTCGCATGCCGGGATCTGTAATATCTGTGCGTATGCAAAGGAGCTGACGAATAAACCGATCCTTGGGATCATCGGCGGCTGGCATATGAAGAAGATGGATGAGCGGGCAGAGAAGACGATCCAGTATATGCAAAAAGAGGGGATCACGGAGATGTATCCCTGTCACTGTACTTCGTTTGCGGTAAAAGCAGCAGTCCATTACGTGATCCCGGTGCATGAAGTGGGGGTCGGGCTGACGATCGAGTGGTGAGAGGACTCAGGAAATATTTAACCGCGTTCGCAAAGATTCTCAAATCACTGAGCGAGGTGTTACTGTTATCTTATGGCTCATGAGATAATACCAACCGCGAATCGGCGCGAATCCCGCAAGCCGTTGGCTTGCTCCCAGAATCGGATTTGCATACCCTCACTTTCGCAATCCAGCTTCGCTGTCTTGCTCATCCCTTCATCGGGAGCGTTCGGGCAAATCCTGTCGGCGCCCCAGCGCCTCCCAATGGTGATTTCCCTCTCTCCATCTCATTTTTGGATTGTTTTTACTAAGAACATTTTTTCACATTTAGGATTGCTCAATGAATAATTCCCTCACAGGAGCCGCCGGGGCGCCGACAGGATTTGCCCGAACGTTCCCGATGAAGGGATGAGCAAGACAGCGAAGCTGGATTGCGAAAGTGAGGGTATGCAAATCCGATTCTGGGAGCAAGCCAACGGCTTGCGGGATTCGCGCCGATTCGCGGTTGGTTTATCTCATGCATCCAAGCATACCCGCCTCTTTTTTTCAGATCGAGACCACCGTGAAAATATCCTCCTTTTATTCTCTATAGAGTCTCGTGAAAAAAAGAGTCTAGGGACTCAGGTTCTGGAACATGATCGCCATTCTGGTGACCAAAGCTGCGAGAATGGTGTAGCCGAAAATCACCTGAAGGAAGATGATGAATACGGGAAAGAGCGAGAGGGTCGTAAGGTCAATGCCCAAAATGCCGAAGGGGACAAGCGTCGTCTGCATGTAGGCTAAGAGGAGATCGTTCCCTGAGGAAAGGATCGATCCTTCCAGGAGACCCGCATCGCGAAGTGCAAGATAGAACATCATGAAGATAACATTCGAAAATAAAAAGGTGAACAAAATTGCACGAGTGCTGCTGCCGTAATCGGAAATTTTCCAGAATATTCTCGCCGGTATCTCGAGCAGTTTATTATCATTATACCATTCTTCCCAGCGTATCTGCCGGATGTTTCTCTCAAGCTTGGTTCTAAGTTCCGGTTCGATGCGGGCCGATGAAAGAGAAGTCCCGGTGAAATCTGTTTTATCATCTATGGTGCTATTTGTAAATTGGGTCTCACCATTTACTATAGAGAAGTGAAAAATTGCTCGTTCAAGATGTGAACATATAAAATCGGCTCCAATAAGCGATGCCCATGATAAATTGGCTCCATAAAGAATTGTCTCAAATAAATTGGTGTCCTCAAGATGTGAACATATAAAATCGGCTTCATAAAGAGATGCATAAGTGAAATCGGCTCCATAAAGATGTGCACTAGAGAAATCGGCTCCATAAAGATGTGCACTAGAGAAATCGGCTCCCTCCTGAATTGCATTGGTAAAATCCTTACATTGAAAACCAGGTCGTACAAAACCAGAACCATAATAAAACAATTTCCCAATATTTTCCAAATTATATCCCTCATCTGGAAGAATCCTCTCCCATTCAGATTTCAGATATTTCTCATACGCCAGATTCCATTCTTCGATCCTCCGATACTGAGCACACTCGATCAAATATTCAAAACTCAGCTTATCATATAATTCCTTATTCCAACCTTTCGGTCTTTCATTCTCATTCCCCATAATATCATAGAGTGGCCACCTGACCATATAATTATACCTCAGAACCTGCTCAAGATGAGAAATCCCAGTTAAGAAAAACCGGCACGCCGGTTTTTCCCTAGCATTTTTCCAGGCGACGTGCGATTCCTGCGCAGGCGATCAGCCGGAGCAGAGCACGACGACGCAAGAAAAATGCGATTCGCGGGAATTCGCGGAGATTCGCGGTTGAATATTTCATGTATTCACACCAGACCAACTCCTTTCCATGAGGACTCAAAAACCCAAAATACATTTGGACACATTTTTTTCTAAACCCTGGGAAAATCTTTAAAATCTACCTCTAACCCTATTAC from Methanocorpusculum labreanum Z includes:
- a CDS encoding pentapeptide repeat-containing protein — protein: MGNENERPKGWNKELYDKLSFEYLIECAQYRRIEEWNLAYEKYLKSEWERILPDEGYNLENIGKLFYYGSGFVRPGFQCKDFTNAIQEGADFSSAHLYGADFSSAHLYGADFTYASLYEADFICSHLEDTNLFETILYGANLSWASLIGADFICSHLERAIFHFSIVNGETQFTNSTIDDKTDFTGTSLSSARIEPELRTKLERNIRQIRWEEWYNDNKLLEIPARIFWKISDYGSSTRAILFTFLFSNVIFMMFYLALRDAGLLEGSILSSGNDLLLAYMQTTLVPFGILGIDLTTLSLFPVFIIFLQVIFGYTILAALVTRMAIMFQNLSP
- the hmdC gene encoding 5,10-methenyltetrahydromethanopterin hydrogenase cofactor biosynthesis protein HmdC — protein: MKSLLQDAANDPYRAWELVKYAKNPEQIIEGLTALNREETMHLGMNFKKFPLGCDLTEVFVGTCASDLALQDIYGNCLLSDTIGASIHVCAYAFSDIAEANGMRGIDLMRKIRETTEVPLDLDHFGMYGPMRFPETIVGCPGQCYNQGPPFDGCPRGRIHARLIEKEKEALEDKEEWIKLSSSVAVNLTSIQGGEEHAASLDEAEDIVKLARKYNKGIEAIMFVGDGYEDLIAGFDAGLKMGVDVFVIEGGPFNRAKDRLDAFSRAVTAARILAPGKVVATNGAYEDECRVGLRSGLNAVISGFPKNHHGYMCGYSPGTAKRGNFGLPRVMQIIHDEAATQWTHAPIQKGELEALARAVKVVGPQNAYPKVIGATTLGDAHWACLSHTPLYRRVTVNRTINDITQMAENGEFNETVALLGGRFVSWAVAKALSGKVDRILISDADPWVENITIENLRSVVDTEICSGNTDDAGSAASADSTIICSTVPEIAGKIQHKIGRNAITFI
- the hmd gene encoding 5,10-methenyltetrahydromethanopterin hydrogenase — translated: MKVAILGAGCYRTHAAAGITNFARACEVAKLANKPEIAMTHSTGIMAAELKYLAGINDIVIADPVFDNQFTVIDDFAYEDVIKAHETNPESIMPAIRAKVKEVAKDLPKPPKGAIHFTHPETLGIKVTTDDREAVSDADLIITWLPKGDMQKGIIEKFAGDIKEGAIITHACTIPTTKFYNIFNELGLVENKKVNVTSYHPGAVPEMKGQVFISEGYAAEPAIQKLVDLGHKARGTAYKLPAELLGPVCDMCAALTAVTYAGLLTYRESVMNVLGAPAGFAQMMAAESLEQITALMKKTGIANMEKSLDPGVFLGTADSMNFGALSEILPTVMTALEKRKLQ
- a CDS encoding MBL fold metallo-hydrolase: MKLTVLVDNNTFIDKYFYGEPGLCFYIEDGTEKILLDTGYSDLFIRNAKKLGTDLSALTKVVISHGHDDHTGGLPHLLERFDTSSFEVVTHPDTFAEKRRGDLLTGSPVSEETMREKTLLHLSKAPIKISEHITFLGEIPITQEFEPRPKMDMRKTPEGYVPDFILEDSALFYETDAGIYIITGCSHAGICNICAYAKELTNKPILGIIGGWHMKKMDERAEKTIQYMQKEGITEMYPCHCTSFAVKAAVHYVIPVHEVGVGLTIEW
- a CDS encoding flavodoxin family protein codes for the protein MKITVIYGTNRTEKSSTYNIARQFIEELADGDTVTEFHLPRDMPVFCTGCLTCLSDSTKCPHYKYVQPIEEAMESADLIIFTTPVYLLHVPGQVKALLDHFGFQWMAHKPKDVYFHKQALVISTGARIGIRQTVRDVRNSLDWWGVGRIYRFKKTVGMKGWRGLSDKRKAAFAQEIKQTSKKIRRQTGAKPRLKVKMIFYLMRFAQKKFWSDEPQAIYWKENGWFAGKKPWKRT